DNA sequence from the Chitinivibrionales bacterium genome:
CGAGGATCTTTACCTGCTTCGTGTTGATGGAAACGAGGGTGGCCGCGATTTCATCGTCGCGCACGGCAATGATGCCCCTGCCGAAATTGCTGTTCACGATGTTGCGGAGCGCGACCAGGGTGACGGCCGTCCAGACGAACGCCCACGAAAGATTGGTGAATTTGTGGATGCCGTAATATCCTTGCGGCCCGCCGAAGAACGGCAGGTTGTCAAATGCGCTTTTGACGATCATGAGCAACGCAAGGGTAATGATCGCCAGGTAATCGTCGCGCGCCTTGAACGCGGGGATGGCGACGAGCAGGCCCGCCGCGCCGGCGAAAATGCCGCCCATGACAAGAGAAAGAGGAAAAAAAACCGGAGACTGGGGAAAAACGGAAAGCGAGAAGAACGACGCGCCGTATGCACCCACCGCCATGAACGCGGCATGGCCGACCGAGAATTCCCCCATGTATCCGTTGACGAGATTGAGGCTCGCGGTGAGGATGATGTTGATGCCGATGTACATGATTATCTGCGCGATGTAGGGGTCGACGCAGTTGAGGACATCGCAGAGTATGCATATGCCCAGACCGCATGCAGGCAGGATGATCGGCAAGGGCTTTTTAAACATGCGCTAAACCTTCTTCTGCATTGGAAGGCCGAACAGTCCCGACGGGCGTATGAGCAGAATAAGAAGAAGAAGCCCGAAAACGATCATGTCTTTATATGACGACGGCAGGATGGATGCGGAGATGATTTCGACAATGCCGAGCAGGAACCCGCCCGCCACAGCGCCCTTTATGCTGCCGATCCCCCCGATGACCGCGGACACGAACGCCTTCCATCCCACCATGATGCCCATGTACGGGTCTATGATCGGATAGGCGAGGCCCACGAAGATTCCCGCTACTGACGCAAGACCGGTGCCTATTGCAAAGGTATACGATATGATTCTGTCAATGTTGATCCCCAGCAGGGGGGCGTGAAACTTGTCCCACGAGAGCGCGCGCATGGCCATGCCGGTGCGGGTCTTTGCGACGAACATTTCGAGCGCTGCCATTAACAAAAGAGAAGCTGAAATAATCAGCAATTGAACGTTGGACGCGGCAAAGGCGCC
Encoded proteins:
- a CDS encoding branched-chain amino acid ABC transporter permease, translated to MISFFHQSLNALQLGSIYALIALGYTMVYGVLRLINFAHGDIFMIGSYLALFLAVYFHLPFVAIVPLTFAAIAFLGVSIEKLAYRPLRSAPRVSAVITALSVGIFLETITLAVAGPEPRKFPELAGYHLYKAGAFAASNVQLLIISASLLLMAALEMFVAKTRTGMAMRALSWDKFHAPLLGINIDRIISYTFAIGTGLASVAGIFVGLAYPIIDPYMGIMVGWKAFVSAVIGGIGSIKGAVAGGFLLGIVEIISASILPSSYKDMIVFGLLLLILLIRPSGLFGLPMQKKV
- a CDS encoding branched-chain amino acid ABC transporter permease, whose product is MFKKPLPIILPACGLGICILCDVLNCVDPYIAQIIMYIGINIILTASLNLVNGYMGEFSVGHAAFMAVGAYGASFFSLSVFPQSPVFFPLSLVMGGIFAGAAGLLVAIPAFKARDDYLAIITLALLMIVKSAFDNLPFFGGPQGYYGIHKFTNLSWAFVWTAVTLVALRNIVNSNFGRGIIAVRDDEIAATLVSINTKQVKILAFVISSFFAGIAGGLFAHLIQFINPRTFSLVKSTDILLMLYLGGSGSLFGSILGATIWTILLEALRFLGIWRFVVAPLALIALMIFRPLGIMGGKELGWLRQKEKLS